In a genomic window of Carassius auratus strain Wakin unplaced genomic scaffold, ASM336829v1 scaf_tig00216034, whole genome shotgun sequence:
- the LOC113096922 gene encoding ATP-dependent DNA helicase PIF1-like: MVSKDLFTYVNWRFQQIKGNKKPFGGISCLVVGDYYQLPPLGKAKPLCVYEEDVLDFWKDHFQIITLTEIMRQKEDLAFAELLNRLRVRQKTEALREDDRALLFQAVKKPEDCPNDALHIFATNKEVDKYNTEIVQALFADIITIDAEDYRKDPRTGRMKRLNKPVTGKKDDLLDTMQVAVGVRVMVTRNLDVEDGIVNGCFGTIANIVTKAKDGIDTVQMLGLQLDNPNAGQKHRKKVRGEEDVLVYIERSEESLRKGAVRRQFPIKLAYACTAHKVQGMTMHSAVVSLKKIFEPGMAYVALSRTTSLQGLHITDFDDKKIYADPEITTSLQSMRRARVEEIMPLLQHVRENRQEQTLTIIHHNTEGLSSHMKDIRCHHELQLADVLCLTETHLTGSSTSDLQLEGYNLFTRNRHVSYSTHLELGRKNGGGVAIYCKEHIPTQPRQYIQNVTDLEFAVIKLDSPIKAAVVAVYRPPQYSVGDFLTNLNSMLDYLDLTHNDLVIICGDFNEDLLHPGKKPILEFFQSRGYTQLITSATTEKHTLLDNIYVSNPDFCRQSGVLQTYHSYHNPVYCVLRFFP, encoded by the coding sequence ATGGTTTCAAAGGATCTGTTCACATACGTAAACTGGAGATTTCAGCAGATCAAAGGCAACAAGAAACCTTTTGGAGGAATATCTTGCCTCGTCGTAGGGGATTATTATCAACTGCCACCGCTTGGTAAAGCCAAACCGCTCTGTGTGTATGAAGAGGATGTGCTGGACTTCTGGAAGGACCATTTTCAAATCATCACACTCACAGAGATCATGCGGCAGAAGGAAGACCTCGCTTTCGCTGAACTGTTGAACAGACTACGAGTGAGGCAGAAGACAGAAGCTCTCAGGGAAGATGATCGAGCTTTGTTATTCCAGGCTGTGAAGAAGCCAGAAGACTGTCCAAATGATGCTCTACACATATTCGCCACTAACAAAGAGGTTGACAAGTACAATACCGAGATTGTACAGGCCCTCTTCGCTGACATCATAACAATTGATGCCGAAGACTACAGGAAAGACCCAAGAACAGGAAGGATGAAGCGATTAAACAAACCTGTCACTGGAAAAAAGGACGACTTGCTGGACACAATGCAAGTTGCAGTGGGAGTTCGTGTTATGGTAACCAGGAACCTGGATGTAGAAGATGGAATTGTCAATGGATGTTTTGGCACGATTGCAAACATCGTCACCAAAGCAAAAGATGGAATCGACACCGTacaaatgttaggacttcaacttGACAATCCGAACGCCGGTCAGAAACACCGTAAAAAGGTACGAGGTGAAGAAGACGTCTTAGTTTACATTGAGAGATCTGAAGAAAGTCTGAGGAAGGGAGCCGTTCGTCGACAGTTTCCCATTAAGCTAGCTTACGCCTGCACAGCCCACAAAGTTCAAGGCATGACAATGCACTCTGCAGTAGTGTCATTGAAGAAGATTTTTGAGCCGGGAATGGCCTACGTTGCCCTCAGCAGAACGACATCTCTACAAGGATTACACATTACGGATTTCGACGACAAGAAGATATATGCTGATCCTGAAATCACAACCTCTTTGCAAAGCATGAGAAGAGCAAGAGTTGAAGAAATCATGCCACTTCTGCAGCACGTGAGGGAAAATAGGCAGGAACAGACACTCACCATCATTCATCACAACACGGAAGGACTGTCATCTCACATGAAGGATATCAGATGCCATCATGAGCTACAACTCGCCGATGTTCTGTGTTTAACAGAAACACACCTGACTGGATCGTCCACTTCGGATCTCCAATTGGAAGGATACAACTTGTTCACACGCAACAGGCATGTCTCCTACTCCACACATCTAGAACTTGGAAGGAAAAATGGAGGTGGAGTCGCAATATATTGCAAGGAGCACATTCCAACTCAGCCCAGgcaatatatacaaaatgtgaCTGATCTGGAGTTTGCTGTGATCAAATTGGATTCCCCAATAAAAGCAGCAGTCGTAGCTGTGTATAGGCCACCACAGTACAGTGTTGGAGATTTCTTGACCAACCTGAACAGTATGCTGGATTACCTGGACCTCACACACAACGATCTCGTCATCATCTGTGGAGATTTCAACGAGGACCTCCTACACCCTGGAAAAAAACCTATTCTAGAGTTTTTTCAATCTCGAGGATACACGCAACTGATTACATCAGCGACAACGGAAAAGCACACACTACTTGACAACATCTACGTTTCAAATCCGGACTTCTGCCGTCAATCGGGCGTGTTACAGACCTACCACAGTTACCACAATCCTGTGTACTGTGTATTGCGTTTTTTTCCATAG